One window of Polycladomyces zharkentensis genomic DNA carries:
- a CDS encoding efflux RND transporter permease subunit, whose product MNSIIRWSLKNTIAVFLLVLIVLAAGILTTQRIKLETFPDVSNPVLTVTATQPGATAEDIEKSLTNPIEDAIKRLNDYESLTSSSGENAVNITVTYPLGTDLDEKERELDSALAKLDLPEEAEVEVNQMKLENLPVYMAAISAKDGEALQKRLENEIIPELEQIKGVSSVELQGTNTSKVEINVDTDKAEQAGLDLQTIKTAIQNAEYSLPAGTVEQDGNTIAVRLAGKLAKVEDLKNIEIAGMQASPQTGKGGGRQAPPSAAGNIPARAVKLGDIAEIRTITEKSEIVKVNGDDAFLLQVTKEQNANTTDVSQAVRSVLAKHQKEMSFYINLIFDQGKEAEESVASLIREGLYGALFVVVVIALFLRNIRATLIALISLPISVLATISLLEVMDFTLNMMTLGGMAVAIGRIVDDSIVVIENIFRWKQQKGAAYQGKELVYHATKEVIQAVASSTFVTVVVFLPLAFVDGIIGQFFRPFAVSVVVSILVSLLVAILLIPVLGSSFIRKVKHEEKETVLTRAYEKLLRGALNKKAWVITLSILLLVGTFGMLPLIGFTFLPSEEANMMEAKISLPPNTTLPAMEDLAEKVDHKLNDMGLFVKRQMTVGNKGMGFGMHGGRNSTNQEILFTLELKKGRSINDALEKVEKSVTELAQQENPKATVTVKEAAQRGPGGGNNVEVKLYGDDLKNLEQAAKQVEDLFKQNNELKNVSNNMQETRTAWEIKLNDEGKKLGLNPAQVMAAVNERLEPVEVGEYELDGKEKSLILSYDRNITSEAQLKELTITTPAGKKKLQDIADIQTVQLPQAILHENGETYAQVSANLKGNDTFAVTDKIRRDLDALSFPEGIRVEVGGGEEDIREGLISLGTSIVVAIGLVFIILTLTYGGLLTPMIILSSLLFVPIGSLAGLLLTGHSLSMSAMIGLLMLVGIVVTNAIVLLDRVESRRKKGMELKTALIEAAKTRLRPILMTAIATIFALIPLAVSGESTTLLSQDLAITVIGGLTTSTLLTLVFVPTLYAIFGKYRKFEKIDF is encoded by the coding sequence TTGAACAGCATCATCCGATGGAGTTTGAAAAACACCATCGCTGTCTTTTTGCTTGTACTGATCGTCCTGGCAGCGGGAATCCTGACGACGCAGAGAATCAAGCTGGAAACCTTCCCCGACGTAAGCAATCCGGTCCTGACCGTGACGGCTACCCAGCCGGGCGCGACGGCAGAGGATATAGAAAAAAGTCTGACCAATCCGATCGAGGATGCGATCAAGCGCCTCAACGATTACGAAAGCCTCACCAGTTCATCGGGTGAAAATGCGGTCAATATCACCGTCACTTATCCGCTTGGCACCGACTTGGACGAAAAGGAGCGGGAATTGGACAGCGCGTTGGCCAAGTTGGATCTGCCTGAAGAAGCGGAAGTGGAAGTCAACCAGATGAAGCTGGAAAACCTTCCGGTGTATATGGCCGCCATTTCCGCAAAAGACGGGGAAGCGCTGCAAAAAAGGTTGGAGAATGAAATCATTCCTGAACTCGAGCAAATCAAAGGCGTGAGTTCCGTCGAATTGCAGGGTACGAACACGAGCAAGGTGGAGATCAACGTCGACACTGACAAGGCGGAACAAGCCGGTTTGGATTTGCAAACAATCAAAACGGCCATCCAAAATGCGGAGTATTCCCTGCCGGCCGGTACCGTGGAACAAGACGGCAACACCATCGCCGTCCGTTTGGCTGGCAAATTGGCGAAAGTGGAGGATTTGAAAAACATTGAAATCGCGGGTATGCAAGCAAGTCCGCAAACGGGCAAAGGAGGCGGACGACAAGCACCTCCGAGCGCTGCCGGAAACATACCGGCCCGGGCGGTAAAACTGGGTGACATTGCGGAAATCCGAACGATCACCGAGAAATCGGAAATCGTCAAGGTGAACGGAGATGACGCGTTCCTCCTCCAAGTGACCAAAGAACAAAACGCCAACACCACTGATGTATCCCAAGCGGTGCGGAGCGTGCTGGCGAAACATCAAAAAGAAATGTCTTTTTACATCAACCTGATTTTCGACCAAGGAAAAGAGGCGGAAGAATCGGTGGCCAGCCTGATCCGCGAGGGATTGTACGGCGCCTTGTTTGTGGTGGTGGTCATCGCGCTGTTCTTGCGCAACATCCGCGCCACCCTGATCGCCTTGATCTCGCTTCCGATCTCTGTCTTGGCCACCATTTCCCTGTTGGAAGTGATGGATTTCACTTTGAACATGATGACGCTGGGGGGAATGGCCGTCGCCATCGGACGGATCGTGGATGACAGCATCGTGGTCATTGAAAACATTTTCCGCTGGAAACAGCAAAAAGGCGCCGCTTACCAAGGAAAAGAACTGGTCTACCACGCTACCAAAGAAGTGATTCAGGCAGTCGCTTCTTCCACCTTCGTGACGGTGGTCGTATTCTTGCCGCTCGCGTTTGTGGACGGCATCATCGGGCAGTTTTTCCGGCCTTTTGCGGTATCCGTGGTCGTGTCCATTCTCGTCTCTTTGTTGGTCGCGATCCTGTTGATCCCGGTGCTCGGTTCGTCTTTCATCCGAAAGGTGAAACATGAAGAAAAAGAAACGGTGCTCACCCGTGCTTATGAAAAATTGCTGCGCGGCGCCCTGAACAAAAAAGCATGGGTCATCACCCTGTCCATTTTGCTCCTCGTTGGCACGTTCGGCATGCTTCCGCTCATCGGCTTCACTTTCTTGCCGTCGGAAGAGGCGAACATGATGGAGGCGAAAATTTCTCTGCCGCCCAACACCACGTTGCCCGCCATGGAGGATTTGGCCGAGAAGGTCGATCACAAGTTGAACGACATGGGCTTGTTTGTGAAACGTCAAATGACCGTGGGCAACAAAGGCATGGGTTTTGGCATGCACGGCGGAAGAAACTCGACAAACCAAGAAATCCTGTTCACGCTTGAATTGAAAAAAGGCCGGTCCATCAATGATGCCTTGGAGAAAGTCGAAAAAAGCGTGACGGAACTGGCTCAACAAGAAAACCCGAAAGCGACCGTCACCGTGAAAGAAGCAGCCCAGCGAGGCCCTGGAGGCGGCAATAACGTTGAAGTCAAATTGTACGGCGATGACCTCAAAAATCTCGAACAGGCCGCCAAGCAAGTGGAAGATTTGTTCAAGCAAAACAACGAGCTGAAAAACGTCTCCAACAACATGCAGGAAACACGGACGGCTTGGGAAATCAAGCTCAACGATGAAGGCAAGAAACTGGGTCTCAACCCCGCGCAGGTGATGGCCGCGGTCAATGAGCGGCTCGAACCGGTTGAAGTGGGCGAATATGAATTGGACGGAAAAGAAAAATCGCTCATATTGTCCTATGACCGGAACATCACTTCCGAAGCGCAGCTGAAAGAATTGACCATCACCACCCCTGCCGGCAAGAAAAAACTGCAGGACATCGCCGATATCCAAACGGTCCAGTTGCCGCAAGCCATCTTGCATGAAAACGGCGAAACCTATGCGCAGGTCAGTGCCAACTTGAAAGGAAACGACACCTTTGCCGTCACGGATAAAATCCGGCGAGACCTGGATGCGTTGTCTTTTCCGGAAGGAATCCGCGTAGAGGTCGGCGGCGGCGAGGAAGACATCCGGGAAGGGCTGATCAGCTTGGGTACTTCCATCGTCGTGGCGATCGGTTTGGTGTTTATCATTTTGACATTGACCTACGGGGGACTCCTCACCCCGATGATCATCCTGTCTTCCCTCTTGTTCGTTCCGATCGGTTCGTTGGCGGGATTGCTTCTCACCGGCCACTCGCTTTCCATGAGCGCCATGATCGGCCTCTTGATGCTTGTCGGCATCGTCGTGACCAACGCCATTGTGCTCCTGGATCGAGTGGAAAGCAGACGCAAAAAGGGGATGGAACTGAAGACCGCCTTGATCGAAGCGGCCAAAACCCGCCTGCGCCCGATCCTGATGACCGCCATCGCCACCATCTTCGCCTTGATTCCATTGGCTGTGTCCGGGGAATCCACCACGCTGCTTTCGCAGGATTTGGCGATTACGGTCATCGGCGGACTCACCACGTCGACACTGCTCACGCTGGTGTTCGTCCCCACTTTGTACGCGATCTTCGGGAAGTACCGCAAGTTTGAGAAGATCGATTTCTGA
- a CDS encoding sensor histidine kinase gives MIRTLYVRLVFAFISIVLISLFVSFFISTNRYRDQTVDQIDRYIIRQAKQIITLYQAGREEEIQTYLKTLPLQYYVWIYDKNGEIHSITPKSKKVKRPFGQRAVDRVLKGGVYRGRPKNDPPFFRVVGLPFHMRGERYALFIQLRVMEMQIEMHNFLLSVLFTVFIVGSIQILIVARYLVKPIKALTSATKKLSQGKFDVRVDVKRKDEIGTLANSFNQMAAELGSLEQMRKDFISNVSHEIQSPLTSLRGYSEMLKEETLSAEERKRYLDIIQEEIQRLSRLSENLLKLASLESDHPPFRPERYSLDEQLRRVVVAMEPQWSAKSLELDLSLEKADVVADPDQLKQVWINLLSNSVKFTPEGGTIRIRLEDGDSFVKVQIADTGVGIPPESLPHIFDRFFMGDRARSRRKEGNGLGLSIAKKIIELHQGEIHAASEVGKGATFTVVLPKMRQLG, from the coding sequence ATGATTCGCACGCTCTATGTCCGGTTGGTTTTCGCATTCATCAGCATTGTCCTGATCAGCTTGTTCGTTTCTTTTTTCATTTCCACCAACCGTTACCGGGATCAGACAGTGGACCAAATCGACCGGTACATCATACGGCAAGCCAAACAGATCATCACGCTTTATCAAGCGGGACGGGAAGAGGAAATCCAAACCTATTTGAAAACCCTTCCCCTTCAATACTATGTGTGGATTTACGACAAAAACGGCGAAATCCACTCGATCACCCCCAAGTCCAAAAAGGTGAAGCGCCCCTTTGGTCAACGGGCGGTGGATCGCGTGTTGAAGGGTGGCGTTTACCGGGGAAGGCCCAAAAATGATCCCCCCTTCTTCCGTGTGGTCGGTCTGCCGTTCCACATGCGAGGCGAACGATATGCCCTCTTCATTCAGTTACGAGTGATGGAAATGCAAATCGAGATGCACAACTTCCTCTTGAGCGTTCTTTTCACCGTGTTCATTGTCGGCAGCATCCAAATCCTCATTGTGGCGCGTTATTTGGTGAAACCGATCAAAGCCCTCACATCTGCAACCAAGAAATTGTCCCAAGGAAAATTCGATGTCCGCGTCGATGTGAAGCGAAAGGATGAAATCGGGACGCTGGCCAACAGCTTCAACCAGATGGCCGCGGAACTCGGGTCGCTTGAGCAGATGCGCAAAGATTTCATCTCCAATGTGTCGCATGAAATCCAATCCCCGCTCACTTCCCTTCGGGGGTATTCGGAAATGCTGAAGGAAGAAACGCTTTCTGCGGAAGAGCGGAAGCGTTATCTGGACATCATACAGGAAGAAATCCAGCGTCTCTCGCGCTTGAGCGAAAATTTGCTGAAGTTGGCTTCGCTGGAATCGGATCATCCTCCTTTCCGTCCGGAGCGTTACTCGTTGGATGAGCAATTGCGCCGGGTTGTCGTCGCCATGGAACCGCAATGGTCGGCAAAATCGCTGGAATTGGATTTGTCCTTGGAAAAAGCGGATGTGGTGGCTGATCCCGACCAACTGAAACAAGTGTGGATCAATCTTTTGTCCAATAGCGTCAAGTTCACACCGGAGGGTGGGACGATCCGCATTCGCTTGGAAGACGGGGATTCCTTTGTCAAGGTTCAAATCGCGGATACCGGTGTGGGGATTCCGCCTGAATCTCTCCCGCACATTTTCGACCGCTTTTTTATGGGGGACCGGGCCCGAAGCCGAAGAAAAGAAGGAAACGGCCTCGGACTCTCCATCGCCAAGAAAATCATTGAATTGCACCAAGGCGAGATCCACGCGGCGAGCGAAGTGGGAAAAGGTGCCACCTTCACTGTCGTGTTGCCCAAAATGCGGCAACTTGGGTAA
- a CDS encoding response regulator transcription factor has protein sequence MVQILVVEDDDNIRNVICFYLKKEGFVVHEAEDGLEALEKVDAHPIDLIVLDIMLPEKDGWELCQEIRRDRDTPILMVTAKRETEQKIKGLEMGADDYIAKPFDPMELVARVKALLRRARIASSQSVKIGDATIDASSYTVRIGSETVSLPPKEFELLFQLTRYPGQIFTRRQLIEKIWGMDYEGEERTVDVHVNRLRQRFLPLTDSFRITTVRGLGYRLDVET, from the coding sequence ATGGTGCAAATCCTCGTGGTCGAAGATGATGACAACATTCGCAACGTGATTTGCTTTTATTTGAAAAAAGAAGGTTTTGTCGTTCATGAGGCGGAGGATGGACTGGAAGCGCTGGAGAAGGTGGACGCTCATCCCATCGATCTCATCGTCTTGGACATCATGCTCCCGGAGAAAGATGGGTGGGAGTTGTGCCAAGAGATCCGGCGCGACCGGGACACGCCGATCCTGATGGTGACGGCGAAGCGGGAGACGGAGCAGAAGATCAAGGGACTGGAGATGGGAGCCGATGATTACATCGCCAAGCCGTTTGACCCGATGGAGCTGGTGGCGAGGGTGAAGGCGCTCTTGCGGCGGGCGCGCATCGCTTCCAGTCAATCGGTGAAAATCGGTGACGCCACCATTGACGCGAGCAGCTACACGGTGAGGATCGGCAGTGAGACGGTCAGTCTTCCTCCAAAGGAATTTGAGCTGTTATTCCAGTTGACTCGCTACCCGGGTCAAATTTTCACACGTCGGCAATTGATCGAAAAAATCTGGGGCATGGATTACGAAGGAGAAGAACGGACGGTCGATGTCCATGTCAACCGGCTGCGCCAGCGGTTCTTGCCGTTGACCGACTCGTTCCGTATCACCACCGTGCGCGGGCTCGGCTATCGATTGGATGTGGAAACATGA
- the rsmI gene encoding 16S rRNA (cytidine(1402)-2'-O)-methyltransferase, with amino-acid sequence MQVQKSFDHTGGVLYIVGTPIGNLDDWTPRAKNAFEAADVIAAEDTRHTQKLLNRFGIRKPLISYHEHNRHNREKELLNRLRQGETVALVSDAGMPGISDPGEELIRSAIACNIPVIPVPGPNAAVTALVASGLPPQPFLFLGFLPRNARDREEVCRRWSKVEATLVCYEAPHRLKAMLQTVREVMGDRRVALARELTKRHEEWLRGTVSECLQWLEDHPPRGEYTIVIAGWEGEGSSMDDPAETAWWQSMNVIEHVEHYLTQGETKKVAIQRTAQDRGLPKREVYNLYHREQD; translated from the coding sequence GTGCAGGTGCAAAAGAGTTTTGATCACACGGGTGGTGTGTTGTACATCGTGGGCACGCCGATCGGCAACTTGGACGATTGGACTCCGAGGGCGAAAAACGCATTTGAAGCGGCCGATGTCATCGCCGCCGAAGACACACGCCACACGCAGAAACTGCTGAACCGATTCGGCATACGGAAACCGCTCATCAGTTACCATGAACATAATCGTCACAACCGGGAAAAGGAATTGCTCAATCGTCTGAGACAAGGAGAAACGGTGGCGCTCGTCAGCGATGCCGGTATGCCCGGCATTTCCGATCCGGGAGAGGAATTGATCCGCTCAGCGATCGCCTGCAACATCCCGGTCATTCCCGTTCCGGGTCCCAATGCGGCGGTGACGGCGCTCGTCGCTTCCGGTCTGCCTCCACAACCGTTCCTCTTTTTGGGTTTTTTACCCCGGAATGCCCGTGATCGGGAAGAGGTTTGCCGTCGATGGAGCAAGGTGGAGGCCACGTTGGTCTGTTACGAAGCCCCGCATCGGCTGAAGGCCATGTTGCAAACGGTACGGGAAGTGATGGGGGACAGGCGTGTCGCTTTGGCTCGTGAGCTGACAAAACGACATGAGGAGTGGCTGCGGGGTACGGTGAGCGAGTGCCTTCAATGGTTGGAGGATCACCCGCCGCGCGGGGAGTATACCATTGTTATCGCCGGTTGGGAAGGGGAGGGATCTTCCATGGACGATCCGGCGGAAACCGCTTGGTGGCAGTCAATGAATGTCATAGAGCATGTGGAACATTACCTCACACAAGGGGAAACCAAAAAGGTGGCGATCCAGCGAACGGCACAAGATCGCGGTTTGCCCAAACGGGAAGTGTACAACTTGTATCACCGAGAGCAGGATTGA